The following proteins are encoded in a genomic region of Corylus avellana chromosome ca4, CavTom2PMs-1.0:
- the LOC132178657 gene encoding uncharacterized protein LOC132178657 — translation MKGRTIQAALSSTGRSLSSSSSSSSPSLSYVEKRLSFLASFSTQRQPLQNPFLSRLLGFPRKPNSSVVSSSSSSSSSSSSSSAVTLRFVSTSSFSSSEEQKDIDVEANEQEDPFQCETIGEGESTDGWEEEDEAEPEIGDGGDGGGVVLQGVLWGESVLSIARNVLLQFGDDMKLYAFKTTPRGYVYVRLDKLSNEYGCPNMEELESYSQEFKKRLDEVGELGKIPNNLALEVSSPGAERILKVPDDLDRFKDKPMRVCYVDVESKCQEKDGVFMLDSMETESESCVWKLANVKANRDPESKVDEMIQYKMQILCGVCTHSSL, via the exons ATGAAAGGCAGGACCATTCAGGCTGCACTAAGCAGTACTGGCAGGTcgctttcctcttcttcttcctcttcctccccATCTTTGTCGTATGTGGAGAAAAGGCTTTCTTTCTTAGCATCCTTCTCTACCCAGAGACAGCCCCTCCAAAACCCTTTTCTTTCTCGTTTGCTTGGCTTCCCTCGTAAACCCAACTCCTCCgtagtttcttcttcttcttcttcttcttcttcttcttcttcttcttctgctgttACTCTTCGGTTTGTGAGTACTAGCAGCTTCTCCTCCTCCgaagaacaaaaagatattGATGTCGAGGCTAACGAACAAGAAGACCCATTTCAAT GTGAAACAATTGGAGAAGGAGAATCCACAGATGGATGGGAAGAAGAGGATGAGGCCGAGCCTGAG ATTGGAGATGGAGGTGATGGTGGTGGAGTTGTTTTGCAAGGTGTCCTGTGGGGTGAATCGGTTCTCTCTATTGCTCGCAATGTCTTGTTGCAATTTGGTGATGACATGAAGCTCTATGCTTTCAAGACGACTCCTCGTGGATATGTTTATGTGAGACTGGATAAACTGTCAAATGA ATATGGTTGTCCCAACATGGAGGAGCTTGAGAGCTACAGTCaagaattcaagaaaagatTGGATGAAGTTGGAGAACTTGGAAAAATACCTAATAATTTGGCTCTTGAG GTATCATCTCCAGGGGCAGAGAGGATACTAAAAGTACCAGATGATTTGGATCGCTTTAAAGACAAGCCTATGAGAGTATGCTATGTAGATGTGGAGTCTAAATGTCAAGAAAAGGATGGTGTCTTTATGCTGGATTCCATGGAAACAGAATCGGAGAGTTGTGTGTGGAAGTTGGCAAATGTGAAGGCAAACAGGGACCCCGAAAGCAAAG TTGATGAAATGATCCAGTACAAAATGCAGATTTTGTGCGGCGTTTGCACTCACTCCAGTTTATAG
- the LOC132179647 gene encoding laccase-14-like, with amino-acid sequence MSLKTKKLLLWLLGLLLLHCRAQGKVHYYDFVVKESNFTKLCATKSTLTVNASFPGPAIRAHKGDTLYVNVYNQGTYGVTIHWHGVKQPRNSWFYGPEYITQCPIPTGTNFTYQVLLTEEEGTLFWHAHSDWSRATVHGALVILPADGTTYPFPMPDAEQILLFASWYKEDVMVLMDEALRYGGLTVLSDSYAINGQPGDFYSCSKDTTFRMWVDYGKTYLLRIVNSVQNTDMFFTIADHNLTVVGWDGSYIKPLKMSYIMITPGQTMDVLVTANQPLSHYYMLASPYFDGQADDFDKSITSAIFQYNGNYTPPSSPVWPTNIPGFYDIGAAALFTTRLRSLASKEHPIDVPQSVDTRMFVTVSINMMRCPNASCAGPDGNRLASSLNNISFANPSLDILQAYYRNISGYFDENFPNKPPNLFNFTSDALLTDNVTLSDQGTRVKILDYNETVEITFQGTNVMNSGENHPIHLHGFRFYVVGTGLGNFDNMSDPLTYNLVDPPEANTVPVPKDGWATIRFKADNPGVWYMHCHFDRHMSWGMDTVFIVRNGPTEETKLRPPPAYMPPCGADALAGLQQTIFQNEE; translated from the exons ATGTCATTAAAGACGAAGAAGCTTTTGTTATGGCTGCTGGGGTTGTTATTGCTTCACTGCAGGGCACAAGGCAAAGTACACTACTACGACTTTGTC GTCAAGGAAAGCAATTTCACAAAGCTATGCGCTACAAAGAGCACTTTGACGGTGAATGCCAGTTTTCCGGGACCGGCGATTCGCGCCCACAAAGGGGACACTCTGTACGTGAATGTTTACAATCAAGGAACATATGGTGTCACCATTCACTG GCATGGAGTGAAGCAACCAAGGAACTCATGGTTTTATGGACCTGAGTACATCACTCAGTGCCCCATCCCAACCGGAACAAACTTCACTTACCAAGTCCTACTTACTGAAGAAGAAGGAACTTTATTCTGGCATGCCCACAGCGACTGGTCAAGAGCCACTGTTCATGGTGCCTTAGTCATCTTGCCTGCAGATGGAACAACTTATCCATTTCCCATGCCTGATGCagaacaaattttattatttg CTTCGTGGTACAAAGAAGATGTGATGGTGTTAATGGATGAGGCCCTCCGTTACGGTGGATTGACGGTATTGTCAGATTCCTATGCCATCAACGGCCAACCCGGGGATTTTTATTCGTGCTCCAAAG ATACAACATTTCGTATGTGGGTTGATTATGGAAAGACCTATCTACTTCGCATAGTTAATTCCGTACAGAACACAGACATGTTCTTCACCATTGCAGACCACAATCTCACAGTTGTCGGATGGGATGGTTCCTACATCAAACCCTTAAAAATGAGTTACATAATGATAACCCCAGGGCAGACAATGGATGTTTTGGTCACAGCAAATCAACCCCTCAGCCACTATTACATGCTTGCCAGCCCTTATTTTGATGGACAGGCAGATGACTTCGACAAAAGCATCACCAGCGCAATCTTCCAGTACAACGGAAACTACACTCCCCCATCGTCACCGGTGTGGCCGACCAACATCCCCGGTTTTTATGACATTGGCGCTGCGGCGTTGTTCACAACACGTTTAAGGAGCTTGGCGTCCAAAGAGCATCCTATAGATGTCCCTCAAAGTGTCGACACCAGAATGTTTGTGACAGTTTCCATAAACATGATGCGTTGTCCCAATGCCTCATGCGCAGGGCCTGATGGGAATAGGCTTGCTTCCAGCTTAAACAACATCAGTTTTGCAAACCCTTCTTTGGATATTTTGCAAGCTTATTACAG GAACATAAGTGGatattttgatgaaaatttccCAAACAAGCCCCCAAATCTGTTTAATTTTACCTCAGACGCTCTATTGACGGACAATGTTACCCTATCGGACCAAGGGACAAGGGTGAAGATACTAGATTATAACGAAACCGTGGAAATAACGTTTCAGGGGACTAATGTCATGAATTCAGGAGAAAATCATCCAATTCATTTGCATGGGTTTAGATTTTATGTGGTTGGGACAGGACTTGGAAATTTCGACAATATGAGTGACCCATTAACTTATAATTTAGTTGATCCACCCGAAGCTAACACTGTTCCAGTTCCTAAGGATGGCTGGGCTACCATTAGATTCAAAGCCGACAATCCAG GGGTTTGGTACATGCATTGCCATTTTGACCGGCACATGAGTTGGGGTATGGACACAGTTTTCATAGTACGAAACGGCCCCACGGAAGAGACAAAGCTCCGCCCTCCCCCGGCTTACATGCCGCCTTGTGGAGCGGATGCACTGGCTGGGCTTCAACAGACAATCTTCCAGAACGAAGagtaa
- the LOC132178421 gene encoding laccase-14-like: MNSKNMHTVLGFLGILLLLGQLYFSMVQGEVHFYDFVLKEKNFTKLCNTESILVVNESFPGPVIRVHKGDTVYVNVRNEGYYGVTIHWHGVKQPRNPWSDGPEYITQCPIEPGSNFTYEVIFSDEEGTLWWHAHSDWTRATVHGAIVILPPVGSTYPFAKPDEEEIVVLAAWYDGNLKELVDEAIETGDDLPHSVANTINGEPGDFCPCSKGTTYRWMVDYGKTYLFRVVNAVMNAEVFFAVAEHNLTVVGMDAHYIKPISTEYIMISPGQTMDVLLTANQPLGHYYMAIRQYSSEDASVADFDRVNTTAILQYKGNYTIPSSPSFPTALPLYLDYMAALTFTSRIRSLANKEHPVNVPLNITERMYITVSMNLLYCPICTRAHDNETLVSTLNNITWVNPSTDVLHAYYRNISGVYTTDFPDYPPLFYNFTGDEFPADNILLTSQGTKVKVLNYGEAVEIVFQGTALLKGSVNHPMHLHGYSYYVVGTGFGNFDNETDPKGFNLVDPPELNTFGVPKKGWLAIRFVANNPGVWFWHCHFDRHLSWGMNTAFIVKNGPTTETSIRQPPAYMPSCKVPLKVRIQNIDGLDEEDMENQTILD; encoded by the exons ATGAACTCCAAGAACATGCATACGGTGTTAGGGTTTCTGGGCATTTTGCTTCTTCTTGGACAGTTATATTTTAGCATGGTTCAAGGCGAGGTCCATTTCTACGACTTTGTT CTTAAGGAGAAAAACTTCACGAAGCTGTGTAACACGGAGAGCATACTAGTTGTAAATGAAAGTTTTCCGGGGCCAGTAATTCGGGTCCACAAAGGAGATACAGTGTATGTTAATGTCCGCAACGAAGGATACTATGGAGTCACTATTCACTG GCACGGTGTGAAGCAACCAAGAAATCCGTGGTCAGATGGTCCAGAATACATCACACAGTGTCCCATTGAACCTGGATCAAATTTCACGTACGAGGTAATATTTTCTGATGAGGAAGGAACCCTTTGGTGGCATGCTCATAGCGATTGGACACGTGCCACAGTTCATGGCGCCATAGTTATCTTGCCACCTGTTGGATCCACCTATCCATTTGCCAAGCCGGATGAAGAAGAGATCGTTGTGCTCG CCGCCTGGTACGATGGAAATTTGAAGGAATTGGTGGATGAGGCCATAGAAACCGGTGATGACTTGCCACATTCTGTTGCTAATACCATAAACGGTGAACCGGGAGATTTTTGTCCTTGCTCCAAGG GAACGACATATCGTTGGATGGTTGATTACGGCAAAACCTATCTTTTCCGGGTAGTCAATGCTGTGATGAATGCAGAAGTCTTCTTTGCAGTTGCTGAACACAATCTCACAGTTGTTGGGATGGATGCACATTATATCAAACCCATTTCCACAGAATACATCATGATAAGCCCCGGACAAACAATGGATGTCTTGCTCACAGCAAACCAACCTCTCGGCCACTATTACATGGCTATTAGACAATACTCAAGCGAAGACGCCTCTGTTGCCGACTTTGACCGCGTCAATACAACTGCAATTCTACAGTACAAAGGCAATTATACTATCCCATCATCTCCCTCCTTTCCAACTGCACTTCCTCTTTACTTGGACTACATGGCTGCCTTGACCTTCACCAGCCGTATAAGGAGCTTGGCCAACAAAGAACACCCAGTAAATGTCCCCCTCAACATAACTGAGAGAATGTATATTACAGTTTCCATGAATTTGCTTTACTGTCCAATCTGTACAAGAGCGCATGACAATGAAACATTGGTTTCAACCTTAAATAACATAACTTGGGTCAACCCAAGTACTGACGTGCTTCATGCCTACTACAG GAATATCAGTGGGGTTTACACCACAGACTTCCCGGACTACCCGCCTTTATTCTATAACTTTACAGGTGATGAGTTTCCGGCCGATAACATTTTATTGACAAGCCAAGGGACCAAGGTGAAGGTGTTGAACTATGGCGAGGCAGTGGAGATAGTTTTTCAAGGGACTGCCTTGCTAAAAGGCTCGGTGAATCATCCGATGCATTTGCATGGATATAGCTACTATGTAGTTGGAACAGGCTTTGGTAATTTTGATAATGAGACAGATCCAAAAGGCTTTAATTTGGTTGATCCTCCTGAATTGAATACCTTTGGAGTTCCTAAGAAGGGATGGCTTGCCATCAGATTTGTAGCAAATAATCCAG GTGTGTGGTTTTGGCATTGTCATTTTGATCGACATCTGAGTTGGGGTATGAACACGGCATTTATAGTAAAGAATGGGCCCACTACTGAGACAAGCATCCGCCAGCCCCCTGCTTACATGCCTTCTTGTAAAGTGCCGTTAAAAGTTCGGATACAAAACATCGATGGGTTGGATGAAGAAGATATGGAGAACCAAACAATACTTGATTAG